From Pontibacter actiniarum, a single genomic window includes:
- a CDS encoding DUF4136 domain-containing protein produces the protein MKQATKPVHLLLGLCFLLLAGCAPSVQVATDYDRSANFSQYQTFSFYQDRPSQPRDASVNFNASLDQYLRNAIRQSLGNQGLRFDTSNPDLKVAYDVAVNTETEVNTNYAYPTGFGYGYSYWYGYRYNYGFNRFPTTYRTINQYKEGTVVVDLINPDTNELVWRGIGEAAVDMSGGIDQERVNKIVSEILQKYPPGSNM, from the coding sequence ATGAAACAAGCAACAAAACCTGTGCACCTGCTGCTGGGGCTGTGCTTTCTGCTGCTGGCAGGCTGCGCCCCCTCTGTTCAGGTAGCCACAGACTATGACCGATCGGCTAATTTCAGCCAGTACCAGACCTTCAGTTTTTACCAGGACCGGCCCTCACAACCCCGTGATGCATCCGTTAACTTTAACGCATCGCTGGACCAGTACCTGCGCAATGCCATTCGCCAGTCGCTGGGCAACCAGGGCCTGCGCTTTGACACCTCCAACCCTGACCTGAAAGTGGCCTACGACGTGGCCGTGAACACTGAAACGGAGGTGAACACCAACTATGCGTACCCTACGGGGTTCGGCTATGGCTATAGCTACTGGTACGGTTACCGCTACAACTACGGCTTTAACCGCTTCCCTACCACCTACCGCACCATCAACCAATACAAAGAGGGAACCGTGGTGGTGGACCTGATCAACCCCGACACCAACGAGCTGGTGTGGCGCGGCATTGGCGAGGCAGCCGTGGACATGTCGGGCGGCATAGACCAGGAGCGTGTCAACAAGATCGTATCGGAGATTCTGCAAAAGTACCCGCCTGGCAGCAACATGTAA